The genomic window TGGTATTCCCAAGCCAAATGTTTATATTATTGAGGACGATGCGCCCAATGCCTTTGCCACTGGTCGGAACCCGAAAAATGCCGCAGTGGCGGTGACAACCGGGCTTTTACAGATGATGAATCGGGAGGAGCTCCAGGGTGTTATTGCCCATGAGGTCGCTCACATCCGCAATTATGATATCCTGTTAATGACTGTTGTTGCGATTTTGGGCGGGCTTTTGATTCTATTTAGGGATATATTTCTCCGCTGGGGTTTGTTTATGGGAGGGGGCAGACGCCGTGACTCTCGGTCCCGTGGTGGACAGGTAGGCTTAATTTTCCTTTTAATCGGCATTGTTTTGGCAATTATTGCCCCATTTTTGGTGGCAGTTATCAGGGCGGCGATATCAAGGGAGCGGGAGTATTTAGCGGATGCTTCGGGCGCCTACATTGTCCGCAACCCTTATGGATTGGCAAATGCGCTGCGTAAAATCGGTACCTGGTCAGGCAAACTGCAAATGGCATCCCCTGCCACTGCTCATATGTTTACTGCCAATCCCTTTGGGAAAGATAAAATGGAAAAAACAGACCTCTTTGCCTCCCATCCGCCTCTTGCAGAACGGATTAGGCGGTTGGAGCAGTTAACAATCTACTGACAAGCGGCAAATTTAAATCAGATTCCCGAATTTTGAGAATTGGAGCGGGGAGGGGGCGGCAGAGTTGCTTTCATTCGGAGACCATCAATACCGACGATTGCGGTTAACTTGTCAAGGCATTCATTTTCAAGTCTCACTGGGAATTTCTTTAAATAAAAAGTTCTCTTAGACCCGTCAGATAGAACCAGATTAAGGTAAACCGCTATATCCCCGGGAAACTCCTTTAGTACATCTTTAATCTTTGCGAGCATCTTGTCGCTTAAAATGTCACTGTTAATTTCGATGTCGATACTATTCACAAATCTTGATATTGAGGAAAATTCAATCATCCTTTCTGCCCAGATTTGAGGTGTTCCTGGAGTGGTCGAGGATTCGGCACCGGCGCGAACCTTTAGCTTGCCTTGAACTATTACCAGATTATCGATTGTGAGAAGCTGTCGACAGGAGCTCAAAAGGTCGGCAAATACCATTACCTCCACCGAGGAGTCAAAATCCTCAATCGTAACAATGAAATACTCTCGGTCTCGTTTATCTTTGCGAATCTTTCTCGCGGTGATAATTCCCCCAACCATAACCGAGGTATTTTCAGATATTCCTTCTAACTGACCTGTTGATATTAGACCCAACGCCCGATATGCCGATTGATAGCGTTCCAGCGGATGGGAGGAGAAATAAAATCCGAACGCCTCTTTCTCATAGGTTGAAAGGGTTGACTCATCAAAAACCTCAGGTTCGGTTGAATTAACTTCAGTAACTAAATCCGTGCCAAAAAGTTCGAACTGGCGGTCTTTATAAAGTAGTCGCTCTGATGCCGCCTTGCTCATTTCCGTCTCCAGTCTGGACAATAGGCGCTGGCGGTTCGTTTCGAATCTGTCAAATGCCCCCGCCTTGATAAGCGATTCAATCGCCTTGCGGTTCACCTTTCCCCTTGTGCGGATGAGAAAATCAAGGAGGTTTTGATACGGTCCATTTTGCGCGCGTTCCTCCACAACGGCTTCAGCAGCGGCGCTGCCGATATTTTTCAGTCCAGCAAGCCCATAACGGACCTGACCATTTTCAATCGCAAACTGTACCTGACTCATATTAATATCGGGTGGCAGGATGGTAATTCCCATGCGCCGTGCCTCCTTGACAAACTTCGCCAGTTTATCAAAGTCACCAATTTCGCTGGTCAAGGAGGCGGCGATGAACTCTACCGGATGATTGGCTTTGAGGAATGCGGTTAGATACGATAGGTAAGCGTAGCCAGCGGCATGCGACTTGTTGAAGCCATAACCGGCAAATTTCTCCAGGATTTCAAATATTCTCTCCGCCTTTTGGGGAGGAATGCCGGTATTCTTGAGACACCCTTGAACAAAACTTTCTCTCAGGCTTGCCATCTCTTCGGGTTTCTTCTTTGCCATTGCCCGGCGCAGAATGTCTGCCTGACCAAGGGTATAGCCGGCAAGAACCTGGGCCGCCTGCATAACCTGTTCCTGATAGATGAGAATTCCGTAGGTCTCCTTGGAAAATGGTTCCAGGAGAGGGTGTTCGTATTCCACCGGTTCCAGACCGTTCTTACGGGCAACATACTGGGGGATGAGGTCCATCGGTCCTGGTCGGTAAAGGGCAATAAGGGCGATGAGGTGTTCAAGTTTTTCTGGATGGGTTTTTTTGCACAGGTCACGCATCCCCGGGCTTTCCAACTGGAAAAGGCCGGTGGTTTCACCTCGTTGGATGAGTTGATAAGTACGCTGGTCATCAAGGTCAATTCTCTCAATGCTGAAATCAGGTTCTTGGGTGCGGATAAGTTTTGCCGCTTCATCAATTACAGTCAATGTCCGCAATCCTAAGATGTCCATTTTCAAAAGCCCGATGTCATCAAGGGTGTACATATCATACTGGGTGCAGAGGTCGGCATCTGGTGCTTTGTAAAGGGGCACAAACTCCAGTAACGGCTTTGGTGTGATCACGACTGCCGAGGCATGGACCGATGCATGTCTGCTTAACCCCTCAAGTTTCTGGGCAATTGACCATAGTTCCTGATAGCGCGGCTGGGAATTAATCAAATAATTTAACTCTGGGATTTCTTTTGCCGCCTGTTTAAGGTCAAGACCCGGTGGTATCAACTTGGCAATCTGGTCAACCTCAGGGATTGGGATTTCTAAGACCCTGCCGACATCACGGACCGCCTGTCGTGCCTGCATTGTGCCAAAGGTAATGATCTGGGCAACCGAATCACTCCCATACCGTTTCCGGATGTAATCAATTATCTCACCACGCCTTGAGTCGGAGAAGTCGACGTCAACATCGGGCAGGGTGACACGTTCGGTTGAGAGAAAGCGTTCAAACAAAAGTCCATAACGCAATGGGTCAATTTCAGTAACACCAAGGCAATACAAGACCAGCGAGCCCGCTGCTGAACCCCGTCCCGGTCCTACCGGGATACCTTTTTGCTTTGCCTCCCGAATGATGTCGCGCACAATGAGAAAGTAGCCGGCAAAGCCCATCTTCTGGATTACCGCCAACTCCTGCTCCAGCCTTTGCACTACCGACTGGGTAATGTGCGGGTAGCGTTTTTCCATCCCTTTCCGGGCAAGATAGGCGAGGTATTCAAACTCATCACCGTATTCCTTAGGCGGCTGGAATGCGGGCAGATGGAAGCGCCGGTGTTCAATGTCAAGCAAGAGGTTACAGCGGTCGGCAATCTCCTTGCTGTTTTTCGTTGCCTCAGGGATGTCTGAAAACAGCGTCTGCATCTCCGCACCCGAACGAAAGTAAAATCCGGTGGAGTTCAGGCGTAACCGGTCTTTGTCTTTAAGCCGCTTGCCGGTCTGAATGCATAGAAGGACATCCTGGGCAAGAGCATCCTCAGGTCGGAGGTAATGGCAGTCATTGGTGGCGACAATCGGGATATCAAGGGTACTGGACAGGTCCAAAATTTTCGGGATGATTCTTTCCTGGTCCGGAAGACCGGTGCGCATTATCTCAAGGTAAAAGTTGTCTGGTCCCAAAATCTCCTGATATGATGCGGCGGCTGCCATTGCACCTTCATAATCCTCCCTTAAGAGGTGCCAGTTCACCTCGCCTTTAAGACAGCCCGAGAGGCCGATTAACCCCTGAGCGTATTTTGCCAAAAGCTCCTTGTCAATGCGTGGCTTGTAATAAAACCCCTCAAGATAGGCAAGGGAAACCAACTTGATGAGGTTGTAGTAGCCGGTTTCATTCCTACACAAAAGGGTGAGATGGAAGCTTGCCTCCGGGATGTCGGCACGGATTTCCTTCAGCCGTCGGTCACGCGGGGCGACATACACCTCAGCCCCGATGATGGGCTTGATACCTGCCTTTTGTGCCGCCTTGTAAAACTTGATGGCACCAAACATATTGCCATGGTCGGTAAGCGCCAATGCCGGCATCCCAAAGTCCTTAGCCAGTTTTACCATATCCTCAATTGGGGTTGCGCCATCCAAGAGGCTGTACTCGGAATGGGTGTGGAGATGGACAAAATCGCTCTTTTGCCTTTCCGGGGACATCGGTTATTTTATACCTCAGTTTGATATTAAAGTCAAACTTGTCATAAAAGTGATTGCCTTTCCTGAAGACGCCCAGTTGTAAAAGCCCCGCCATTTTATTGATGAATGCATAAGTTATTAATAAACAATAATTTATTTTATTGTATTATATTTTAGTTTTGTTTTGGGGTAGGTCCCCTCCACCACCTCCCGGGGGAATATCCTAAGGGTTTTGTTGCCTTTTTGGGAAAGGTGGTTGTTCACCGCAAGGTTGGGTTGGGTGTTGCTTGACCATCTCAATCAATAACCTATACTGAGTGATAATGAAACGGCTGGTGCTCTTTGATGCCCATTCAATTCTTTACCGGAGTTTCTTTGCCTTTATCCGCAAGCCGTTGAGGAATTCAAAGGGGGAGAACACCTCAGCGGTCTTCGGGTTTAACAACACCCTGAAGAAGGTGCTCCGGGATTTGCAACCGGATTATTCGGCGGTGGTTTTTGATGCCCCGGGCATCACCTTTAGAGAAAGGCAGTATGCTGAATACAAGGCGCAGAGGCCAAAGACACCGGATGAGCTTGCCCGTTCCATTCCGGTTGTTAAGGATTTGGTCCGGGCATTGGGGTTAAGGTATCTGGAGGTGCCAGGTGTGGAGGCGGATGATGTTATTGGTACACTTGCCCGAAGGGCAAAGGAGGAGGGGCTGGAGGCGGTGATTGTCAGTTCAGACAAGGATATGCTGCAGTTGGTTGATGAGGGGGTGGTGGTTTATGACCCCTGGAAAGAGAGGTTTTACCAAGCGGATGATGTGAAGGAGAAACTGGGTGTGACTCCGGAGCAGGTGCCAGATTTTCTTGCCCTTGCCGGTGATGCGGTTGACAATGTTCCTGGGGTCCCGGGAATTGGTCCGAAAAGGGCGCTGGGGCTTCTGTTGAAGTATCGGACTTTGGATGAGGCGCTCGCACGGGAGGAGCGGTTGCGTCCTTATGAAAACTTGGCAAGGCTTTCCCGGGATTTGGTGGTAATCAATACCAGGGCGCCGGTGGAGGTGGAGATGGAGATGTTGCGTCCTGCTGAGCCCGATAAGGAGGCGCTGGGCAAGATTTACCGGCAGTTGGAGTTTCATTCCCTTTTAAGAGAACTGGCAGGTGAGAACGGGCAAAAAAAGGCAGAGGAAAGGGTCGTGGTGGTTGCGGAGTATGATTCGGCGCGGTTGGCGCAGTTATTTAAATCAAAGGCTATCGGGTTTGCATTTGAGCCGGAAAAGGGGTTGTGGGTGAGTTTAGACGGCAATGAGGTGATGCTCGTGCCGGCAAAGGAAAAAGGGGTTTTAGCAAGGGTATTGGCAGAGGGTCAATTTGTCTTGGTCGGGTTTGATATTAAGGAGGAGTTAAAAGAGTTGCATCGGGCAGGGTTCAACCCGCAGGGGAGGCTTTTTGACACCATCGTCGGGACCTGGCTTACTGACCCGAACCGCAAGGGGTTTAGTCCTGAGGATGTCGTTGCCCAGGTCCTTGACAGGACGGTTGAGATTAAAGAGGGGGCTGAACGGGCAATCTGGGCATTAAGGGTTTATCAGGCGCTTTTGCCAGAGATTGCTGCCCGGGGTCTTGGCGCTGTTTGTGAGGAGCTGGAGATGCCTCTGATTTATGTCCTGACGAGGATGGAGGAGCGGGGTGTAAAGATTGACCCAGATTACTTTCGCTTCCTTAATGAGGAGTTATTAAGAGAGCAAAGGGAGATTGAGAAAAGGGTATGGCAACTGGCAGGGGTGGAGTTTAATATCGGTTCACCCAAGCAGCTTGCCGAGGTGCTTTTCAATCGTCTGAAATTACCCAAGGGAAAAAGGACCAAGACCGGATTTTCTACCAGTTCGGATGTGCTTGAGGACTTAATTGATGCCCATCCGATTGTGCGTGAGGTTCTGAGGTATCGGGAGATTGACAAGCTCTGCAATACCTATCTTAGTCCTTTGCCCGCGCTTGCCGATGAAAAAACCCACCGGCTCCACACCCGGTTCAACCAATGGGGCACAAGCACCGGCAGGTTATCCAGTTCTGAACCCAATCTGCAGAATATCCCGATTCGGGGTGAAGAGGGGAGAAGGATAAGAAAGGGTTTTGTTGCTGACAAGGGGATGCTCTTTATCTCTGCTGACTATTCGCAGATTGAGTTGCGGGTTCTTGCCCATTTCACCGGGGATGAGCGTTTGACAGCGGCGTTTGTCCGGGGTGAAGACATTCATGCTGCAACCGCCGCGGCAATTTTAGGGATTCCGTTAAGCGTGGTTACCCCTGAACACCGGCGGATCGCCAAGATGGTCAATTACGGGCTTATTTATGGAATGGGTGACTGGGGGCTCTCCTCGCGGATGGACATCCCGATTGAGGAGGCACGGGCGTTTACTCAGGAGTATTTTCTTAAGTTTCCCGGGGTGGCGAAGTGGCGGGAGGAGATAACCGAGCAGGCAAGGCGGGATGGTTATGTGCGCACCATTGCCGGCAGAATCAGACCGGTCCCGGGAATTTTGAGTGACAACCGGCAGCAGGCGGAGATGGCGTTGCGGGCGGCATTGAATGCGCCGATGCAGGGTTCCTCAGCCGATATTATGAAGCGGGCGATGCTCAATGTTGAGGCAAAGTTGAATCAGGCTGGTTTTTCCGGAGGGATAATTTTGCAGATACACGACGAACTGTTGCTGGAGGTGGAGGAGAGCCGAATTGATGAGGCAAAGGAGATTGTTAGGATGGAAATGGAGAACGCCTGGAAACTGCGGGTGCCACTGGTTGTCGAGATTGGGGTAGGAAGAAACTGGGGCGAGGCGCACTGATGAGTGCTAAAAAGATTTTGGTTGCGTTTGGAACCAGACCTGAGGCGATAAAACTGGCACCGGTTATCAAGGAACTACGGCGTTATCCCAAGAGATTTAAGGTCGTTGTCCTGGTAACAGCCCAGCACCGTCAGATGCTTGATACTGTCCTTGAACTCTTTGCGCTCGAGCCGGATTACGACTTGGGGATTATGATGACAAATCAGAGCCTGGGCGATGTGGTTGTGCGCATCCTTCAGCGGATTGAACCGGTACTAAAAAAGGAGAGACCGGATTTGGTTTTGGTTCAGGGTGACGCCACAAGCGCATTTGCCTGTGCCCTTGCCGCCTATTACCAAAAAATTCCAATCGGGCACATTGAGGCGGGTCTGCGCACACAGGACAAATACCAGCCGTTTCCTGAGGAGGTTAACCGGCGGTTTATCACCGCGCTCGCAGACCTTCATTTTGCCCCGACAGGATGGGCAAGAATGAACCTCATTGAAGAGGGGGTGGATAGAAGGCGCATCTTTGTGACCGGCAACACGGTGATTGATGCGCTCAAGGAGATTGTTAGAAGGCAAGGTCCTGGACGGGTGCCAGTCTTAAATACCATCAACCCCAATAACCGCCTCCTGTTGGTTACCATTCACCGCCGCGAGAACTTTGGCAGACCGCTAACAGGAATCTGTCAGGCTCTGCGTCAGATCGTCAGGCTTCATCCTGATGTTGAGATTGTGTTTCCGGTTCATCTCAACCCGATGGTAAGAGGCACGGTCAGGACGATTCTTAGCAATCACAAGCGAATCCACCTTATTCCGCCGCTTGACTATCTAAATTTCATCCAGGTTTTGAAAAGCTCCTACCTCGTATTGACCGACTCAGGTGGGATTCAGGAGGAGGCGCCGGTTCTTGGCAAGCCGGTCTTGGTCTTGCGCAACAGGACCGAAAGACCTGAGGCGATTGAAGCGGGGACAGCGAAACTGCTGGGAACAGAGCCGGCGCGGATAATAAGAGAGACCTCAATCTTACTAAAATCCAAGAGATGCTATCAAAAGATGGCAAGGGCAAAGAGTCCATTTGGCGATGGCAGGGCAGCAAAGAGGATAAGGGAGATTTTGACCCGTTTCCTTGCCTGTTAAGGGAGAAAGCCTATGCCTCGCTCTATTGGTGAGCGGTTGCGCATAGCGGCGCGGTCCGGGCATAAAAAGCTGTACTGGCTTACGGTTTTAACCCTTTCTGTTGTAGCCATCTTAAGCATAATAATCTTTGGTCCAGAGAGAAAGAGGGTTTCTTTGTCTTTGCCGAGATTGGTCTATCCGCAACCATATTATCAGATTGATACGGTTATTGAGATGCCGAGAGAAAGGCAAGGGCGGCTGACGGTTCTTGCTGTGACAAGACAGGGCTTGGGTGCCGACAGTCTGCGAGCGATACTGGACTGGGTGCTGTTTTCGGTCCTTGATGAATACAGTAAGAGGAAAAGGCAAAACATTCAGGTCATCTGGGCATATCTTTATGAAGATACAATTGTCAGTTTGTCATACTGGAGGGCGATGGCGGTCTATGTTGACCCGAGGCTGCCAAGCTCACTGGTGCCTGATGCTGCCCGTATCGGTGGGGATGCGATAAGGGATGGTGCGATTGAGTATGATTTCACCAACCCCTTGACAATTAAATAGAATTAAAAGGAGGTGAGACAATGCCCTTCAGGCTTTCCTTTTTACCTTTGTTAGTCTGTTTCTCGCTCGTTATCGCTGCAAAAAAGGATGATAAACCGAGAGAAGGCTGGCTGGGTGTTGTTGCGGAGGAGATGAGTCCGGCAATGCTTGCCGCCTTAGGCATTGAACATGGTGTCCTGGTTGCGGAGGTGATAAAGGATGGACCAGGTGCAAAGGCAGGTTTGAAGATGGGTGATGTGATTTTGGAGATTGGGGGTGAAAAGGTTAAGAGCATAAGGGATTTACGCCGGGTGGTCCGCCTTCGTCCCAATGAGAGGGTTGAACTTGTCTATTTTCGCCGGCAGAGGCACAAGCGGGTAATTGTGGAACTGGGGGAGCGGAAAAGGAGGGAGTTGGAATTACCCCCTTCAACCGAGTTCTTGCGCTCATTGGGTGAAGCCTGGCGGAAACTGCGACCGGAGTGGCGGAAAAGTATGGAGATTTACAGAGAGATGCTGGACTCGCTCCAAAGGCAACTTGAGGAGACAAAAAGGGAGTTAAAG from candidate division WOR-3 bacterium includes these protein-coding regions:
- the polA gene encoding DNA polymerase I — translated: MKRLVLFDAHSILYRSFFAFIRKPLRNSKGENTSAVFGFNNTLKKVLRDLQPDYSAVVFDAPGITFRERQYAEYKAQRPKTPDELARSIPVVKDLVRALGLRYLEVPGVEADDVIGTLARRAKEEGLEAVIVSSDKDMLQLVDEGVVVYDPWKERFYQADDVKEKLGVTPEQVPDFLALAGDAVDNVPGVPGIGPKRALGLLLKYRTLDEALAREERLRPYENLARLSRDLVVINTRAPVEVEMEMLRPAEPDKEALGKIYRQLEFHSLLRELAGENGQKKAEERVVVVAEYDSARLAQLFKSKAIGFAFEPEKGLWVSLDGNEVMLVPAKEKGVLARVLAEGQFVLVGFDIKEELKELHRAGFNPQGRLFDTIVGTWLTDPNRKGFSPEDVVAQVLDRTVEIKEGAERAIWALRVYQALLPEIAARGLGAVCEELEMPLIYVLTRMEERGVKIDPDYFRFLNEELLREQREIEKRVWQLAGVEFNIGSPKQLAEVLFNRLKLPKGKRTKTGFSTSSDVLEDLIDAHPIVREVLRYREIDKLCNTYLSPLPALADEKTHRLHTRFNQWGTSTGRLSSSEPNLQNIPIRGEEGRRIRKGFVADKGMLFISADYSQIELRVLAHFTGDERLTAAFVRGEDIHAATAAAILGIPLSVVTPEHRRIAKMVNYGLIYGMGDWGLSSRMDIPIEEARAFTQEYFLKFPGVAKWREEITEQARRDGYVRTIAGRIRPVPGILSDNRQQAEMALRAALNAPMQGSSADIMKRAMLNVEAKLNQAGFSGGIILQIHDELLLEVEESRIDEAKEIVRMEMENAWKLRVPLVVEIGVGRNWGEAH
- a CDS encoding M48 family metalloprotease encodes the protein MPERQHLYQLIARNRRATFLFVFLFTLLLGGVGYLLGYFFHWGLEYYILFALFIVIYNLGLYYNSDKVALAVNRARPAAQEDFYELHNVVEEVALAAGIPKPNVYIIEDDAPNAFATGRNPKNAAVAVTTGLLQMMNREELQGVIAHEVAHIRNYDILLMTVVAILGGLLILFRDIFLRWGLFMGGGRRRDSRSRGGQVGLIFLLIGIVLAIIAPFLVAVIRAAISREREYLADASGAYIVRNPYGLANALRKIGTWSGKLQMASPATAHMFTANPFGKDKMEKTDLFASHPPLAERIRRLEQLTIY
- the wecB gene encoding UDP-N-acetylglucosamine 2-epimerase (non-hydrolyzing), coding for MSAKKILVAFGTRPEAIKLAPVIKELRRYPKRFKVVVLVTAQHRQMLDTVLELFALEPDYDLGIMMTNQSLGDVVVRILQRIEPVLKKERPDLVLVQGDATSAFACALAAYYQKIPIGHIEAGLRTQDKYQPFPEEVNRRFITALADLHFAPTGWARMNLIEEGVDRRRIFVTGNTVIDALKEIVRRQGPGRVPVLNTINPNNRLLLVTIHRRENFGRPLTGICQALRQIVRLHPDVEIVFPVHLNPMVRGTVRTILSNHKRIHLIPPLDYLNFIQVLKSSYLVLTDSGGIQEEAPVLGKPVLVLRNRTERPEAIEAGTAKLLGTEPARIIRETSILLKSKRCYQKMARAKSPFGDGRAAKRIREILTRFLAC
- the dnaE gene encoding DNA polymerase III subunit alpha, yielding MSPERQKSDFVHLHTHSEYSLLDGATPIEDMVKLAKDFGMPALALTDHGNMFGAIKFYKAAQKAGIKPIIGAEVYVAPRDRRLKEIRADIPEASFHLTLLCRNETGYYNLIKLVSLAYLEGFYYKPRIDKELLAKYAQGLIGLSGCLKGEVNWHLLREDYEGAMAAAASYQEILGPDNFYLEIMRTGLPDQERIIPKILDLSSTLDIPIVATNDCHYLRPEDALAQDVLLCIQTGKRLKDKDRLRLNSTGFYFRSGAEMQTLFSDIPEATKNSKEIADRCNLLLDIEHRRFHLPAFQPPKEYGDEFEYLAYLARKGMEKRYPHITQSVVQRLEQELAVIQKMGFAGYFLIVRDIIREAKQKGIPVGPGRGSAAGSLVLYCLGVTEIDPLRYGLLFERFLSTERVTLPDVDVDFSDSRRGEIIDYIRKRYGSDSVAQIITFGTMQARQAVRDVGRVLEIPIPEVDQIAKLIPPGLDLKQAAKEIPELNYLINSQPRYQELWSIAQKLEGLSRHASVHASAVVITPKPLLEFVPLYKAPDADLCTQYDMYTLDDIGLLKMDILGLRTLTVIDEAAKLIRTQEPDFSIERIDLDDQRTYQLIQRGETTGLFQLESPGMRDLCKKTHPEKLEHLIALIALYRPGPMDLIPQYVARKNGLEPVEYEHPLLEPFSKETYGILIYQEQVMQAAQVLAGYTLGQADILRRAMAKKKPEEMASLRESFVQGCLKNTGIPPQKAERIFEILEKFAGYGFNKSHAAGYAYLSYLTAFLKANHPVEFIAASLTSEIGDFDKLAKFVKEARRMGITILPPDINMSQVQFAIENGQVRYGLAGLKNIGSAAAEAVVEERAQNGPYQNLLDFLIRTRGKVNRKAIESLIKAGAFDRFETNRQRLLSRLETEMSKAASERLLYKDRQFELFGTDLVTEVNSTEPEVFDESTLSTYEKEAFGFYFSSHPLERYQSAYRALGLISTGQLEGISENTSVMVGGIITARKIRKDKRDREYFIVTIEDFDSSVEVMVFADLLSSCRQLLTIDNLVIVQGKLKVRAGAESSTTPGTPQIWAERMIEFSSISRFVNSIDIEINSDILSDKMLAKIKDVLKEFPGDIAVYLNLVLSDGSKRTFYLKKFPVRLENECLDKLTAIVGIDGLRMKATLPPPPRSNSQNSGI
- a CDS encoding PDZ domain-containing protein; translated protein: MPFRLSFLPLLVCFSLVIAAKKDDKPREGWLGVVAEEMSPAMLAALGIEHGVLVAEVIKDGPGAKAGLKMGDVILEIGGEKVKSIRDLRRVVRLRPNERVELVYFRRQRHKRVIVELGERKRRELELPPSTEFLRSLGEAWRKLRPEWRKSMEIYREMLDSLQRQLEETKRELKELQRRLEEKDR